The genomic stretch TACATCTCACGCTCGGTGTACTGGTGTGCTTGTCCATTGTACCAGTAGCAGCCTTCAAGACCGGCAAGAAGAATTCCCCGGTACCAGACGACTCTTTCGTCGAGATTGGTCCCACCGGCTACGGACTCTTTTCCCGAGGAGGCATCGTGGTTTCCATGAACGAAAAAGAGAGGCACATTGAGGGTGGAAACCACAAAGTCAAGATAGTACTCAGGGAGATCGCCGCAGGAAATGATGCAGCCGACATCCCCAAACCGCTCTTTGCAAAAGGAGCTGTAGATTCGAGGGTCTACCCGGTCACTGAGCGCAAGGATCTTCATCTTTCTCCCATTATACCTATTTTGAGGGAGTGGAAGAGAGGGTCTACTTGTTATAATAGGAATGCTTTTTGGAAATAAAAAGTGTTTCTTTTGGTTCTCCTCAGGGGAAAGGAAAGATTGAAGGAGGAATCCGATATCGATGGCAGAACAATTTCAGGGTG from Candidatus Caldatribacterium sp. encodes the following:
- a CDS encoding metallophosphoesterase gives rise to the protein MKILALSDRVDPRIYSSFCKERFGDVGCIISCGDLPEYYLDFVVSTLNVPLFFVHGNHDASSGKESVAGGTNLDERVVWYRGILLAGLEGCYWYNGQAHQYTEREMYWKYLRLVPKLHWARLRYGRYLDIFVTHAPPQGVHEGKDLPHRGFATFTHLIRKYRPKYHLHGHVHLYNANENPAEKLFETWVINCYGYQVIEIVDEQR